The following are encoded together in the Rhizobium brockwellii genome:
- a CDS encoding TetR/AcrR family transcriptional regulator, translated as MDVVDEPADEPRKRGRPKVSSDDDKRVHIVEIARRVFVKYGYAGSTTAVVASEAGVSKQTLYKLFQSKEELFAAVVGAHRRLMLDLPRPAEDLSIAESLERIFMIDMDEDKDADRAGFLQLVFREAGQFPELVDILQREGMLASRQDLADWLSDRRAEGRLSLDDPASGARMLMDMIFGGMGPPEGRAQAWPDRAALLAHLRRCIAIFAAGVGAA; from the coding sequence ATGGATGTTGTCGACGAGCCCGCAGATGAGCCGCGCAAGCGCGGCCGGCCGAAAGTCTCAAGTGACGATGACAAGCGGGTGCATATCGTTGAAATTGCCCGCCGTGTTTTTGTAAAATACGGTTACGCCGGTAGCACGACCGCAGTCGTCGCCAGCGAGGCGGGTGTTTCAAAACAGACGCTTTACAAGCTGTTTCAGAGCAAGGAAGAGCTGTTTGCCGCCGTGGTCGGCGCACATCGGCGCCTGATGCTCGACCTGCCGCGGCCTGCTGAAGATCTCTCGATCGCCGAGAGCCTCGAACGTATCTTCATGATCGATATGGATGAGGACAAGGATGCGGACCGTGCCGGTTTCCTGCAACTCGTCTTTCGCGAAGCGGGGCAGTTTCCCGAACTCGTCGACATTCTGCAGCGTGAAGGCATGCTTGCCAGCCGGCAGGACCTTGCCGACTGGCTGAGCGACCGCAGGGCGGAAGGCAGGTTGTCGCTTGATGATCCGGCCAGCGGAGCCCGGATGCTGATGGATATGATCTTTGGCGGCATGGGTCCGCCGGAAGGGCGCGCTCAGGCCTGGCCTGACCGGGCGGCACTGCTCGCCCATCTCCGGCGCTGCATTGCAATCTTTGCCGCAGGCGTCGGCGCCGCGTGA
- a CDS encoding DUF1217 domain-containing protein, with product MVSTYVSYLAVARNLGASLSNVASQATVARDSSYYKENIGKVTTVDEFMGDYKLYSYAMKAYGLEDMTYAKAFMKKVLESDLSDSSSFANSLSDTRYAEFAAAFKFAGETKTAQSDVQRDNLLDAYEESFDTEADDIADATDYFEENISSITSVDDLLSSSKLKNYVLTAFGLSTEYTSSSFLKSVLTSDLDDADSFVNQLDDAVYVNLAKAFNFTEDGSTDGDVMSEDQMSLVTSAYAVASATTASSETGEAYDTYFATQIGNVTSVDELMSDDKLVSYLRTAYGLTDSETDNFISAALKSADVADAIGLSDLHDAFNFDEEGALADGDTAQTSDQITATTAAFDENYEVLVANTSTEDATDNYTTRIASVTSIDDFLVSNDDDDDDDNDDLPELWEMALRAYDIDPDSVSKSEVRKILESDPSDSKSYVNSLKDDRFVAFRKALNFDSSGDVTVPLQAMSESVVDDYAAYYKQNKIRYLKGDELTEATDAADEEITYFREQMATITTASEFLADDRLVSFALEAKGLDPDDVTSDALEKMFSSDLDDEDSYVNKLDDNRFAELVGAFNFDQDGNISADPTGTVQQRGDVLETIDAYVRLTLEDDQGDNNTGVRLALYFQRKAPEISNAYDILGDSALFEFFTTTFNLSSYVSNMDVDKQAEMIDNFIDIKDLSDPDKVDDLIKRFTAMYDMANGTGTTSTALSILTGSATISADTLLAMAQLKSG from the coding sequence TTGGTTTCCACCTATGTGAGCTATCTCGCGGTCGCGCGAAATCTGGGCGCCAGTCTCTCGAACGTGGCTTCACAGGCAACGGTTGCCCGCGACAGCAGCTATTACAAGGAAAACATTGGCAAGGTCACGACAGTCGATGAATTCATGGGCGATTACAAGCTCTATTCCTATGCCATGAAGGCCTACGGCCTTGAAGACATGACCTATGCCAAGGCCTTCATGAAGAAGGTGCTGGAGAGCGACCTCAGCGATTCTTCGAGCTTCGCCAACAGCTTGAGCGACACCCGCTATGCCGAGTTTGCCGCTGCTTTCAAATTCGCCGGCGAGACGAAGACGGCGCAATCGGACGTCCAGCGGGACAATCTGCTCGATGCTTATGAGGAGTCATTCGACACCGAGGCGGACGACATTGCAGACGCGACGGACTATTTCGAAGAGAATATCTCGTCGATCACCTCGGTCGACGATCTCCTGTCGAGTTCGAAGCTGAAGAACTATGTGCTGACGGCTTTCGGTCTCAGCACCGAATATACCTCGAGCAGCTTCCTGAAGAGTGTTTTGACGAGCGATCTCGACGATGCCGATAGTTTCGTCAACCAGCTCGACGACGCGGTCTATGTCAACCTGGCGAAGGCCTTCAACTTCACCGAGGACGGCTCGACCGACGGCGACGTGATGTCGGAAGATCAGATGTCGCTGGTCACAAGCGCTTATGCGGTGGCCTCGGCGACGACAGCTTCCTCGGAAACCGGGGAGGCCTATGACACCTATTTCGCGACGCAAATCGGCAACGTGACCTCCGTCGATGAGTTGATGAGCGACGACAAACTGGTTTCCTATCTGAGAACTGCCTATGGGCTTACCGATAGCGAGACCGATAACTTCATTTCCGCGGCGCTGAAAAGCGCCGACGTCGCCGACGCGATCGGCTTGTCCGACCTGCACGACGCCTTCAATTTCGATGAGGAGGGCGCGCTTGCCGATGGCGACACGGCCCAGACATCGGATCAGATCACCGCGACCACGGCAGCCTTCGATGAAAATTATGAGGTGTTGGTCGCCAATACCAGCACGGAAGATGCCACCGACAACTATACGACGCGCATCGCCAGCGTTACGTCAATCGACGATTTCCTGGTGTCGAACGATGACGACGACGATGACGACAACGACGATCTCCCTGAACTGTGGGAAATGGCGTTGCGAGCCTATGACATAGACCCGGACAGCGTTTCCAAAAGCGAGGTCCGGAAAATTCTCGAGAGCGATCCCTCCGACTCCAAAAGCTATGTCAACAGCCTCAAGGACGACCGGTTCGTCGCCTTTCGCAAGGCCCTCAACTTCGACAGCAGTGGCGACGTGACCGTTCCGCTGCAGGCCATGTCGGAATCTGTCGTCGACGACTACGCTGCCTATTACAAGCAGAACAAGATCCGGTACCTCAAGGGTGACGAACTTACCGAAGCGACCGATGCGGCGGATGAGGAGATCACCTATTTTCGCGAGCAGATGGCGACGATCACCACGGCCAGCGAATTTCTGGCCGACGATCGCCTGGTTTCCTTCGCGCTCGAGGCGAAGGGGCTCGATCCTGATGATGTCACGTCTGACGCGTTGGAGAAGATGTTTTCTTCCGATCTCGACGACGAAGACAGTTATGTCAACAAGCTGGACGACAATCGTTTCGCCGAACTCGTCGGCGCGTTCAATTTCGATCAGGACGGCAATATTTCCGCTGATCCGACCGGGACTGTGCAGCAGCGCGGCGATGTGCTGGAGACGATCGACGCCTATGTCAGGCTGACGCTCGAAGACGACCAAGGCGACAACAACACCGGCGTGCGCCTTGCCCTCTACTTCCAGCGCAAGGCGCCGGAGATCTCGAACGCCTATGACATTCTGGGCGACAGCGCGCTCTTCGAGTTCTTTACCACGACCTTCAACCTGTCGAGTTACGTCTCGAACATGGACGTCGACAAGCAAGCTGAGATGATCGACAACTTCATCGACATCAAGGATCTGTCGGATCCTGACAAAGTCGATGATCTGATCAAACGCTTCACCGCCATGTATGACATGGCCAACGGCACAGGCACCACGTCGACGGCACTTTCGATCCTGACCGGCTCGGCGACGATAAGCGCCGATACGCTGCTTGCTATGGCGCAATTGAAAAGCGGTTGA
- a CDS encoding methyl-accepting chemotaxis protein — MNILDRGANAVAVLAALSNSQAMIEFDLSGRILTANENFCRALGYELREIVGKHHSMFVEPAYASSAEYKAFWTKLSAGKFDQQQYKRVGKGGREVWIEASYNPVFRRGKPVKVVKIATDTTAQKLKSAEDAGKIDALSRAQAIIEFTPAGEVLTANDNFLTALGYSLAEIQGKHHSMFCETDYSRSEAYKEFWRKLAGGQLVADEFMRVGKGGRKVYIQASYNPIFDLNGKVFKVVKFATDVTARVENVEQLARCLTNFADGDLSQTIQKPFIPSLERLRADFNSASEKLKGAMATVAENAKAISAGSNEIRTAADDLAKRTEQQAASVEETAAALEEITTTVKDSSRRAEEAGQLVARTKDHAEHSGQVVRDAIGAMDQIETSSREISNIIGVIDEIAFQTNLLALNAGVEAARAGEAGKGFAVVAQEVRELAQRSAKAAKEIKSLITASGSHVANGVALVTNAGSALQEIAGQVHEINANVTAIVEAAREQSTALGEINQAINTVDQGTQQNAAMVEEQTAASHGLAREAAALFKLLEQFRFDDAPRSRSSFAQTDHHAAAPTALKVVRTSPAASVQRGSAAAALKSDWEEF; from the coding sequence GTGAATATTCTTGATCGTGGTGCAAATGCTGTCGCGGTTCTTGCCGCTTTGTCGAATTCGCAAGCCATGATCGAGTTTGACTTGTCGGGCCGGATCCTCACTGCGAACGAAAACTTCTGCAGAGCGCTCGGCTACGAGTTGAGGGAGATTGTCGGAAAGCATCACAGCATGTTTGTCGAACCTGCCTATGCATCCTCGGCAGAATACAAGGCTTTCTGGACGAAGCTGTCAGCCGGGAAATTCGATCAACAACAATATAAGCGGGTTGGAAAAGGCGGGCGCGAGGTCTGGATAGAAGCATCTTACAATCCTGTGTTCCGACGCGGGAAGCCGGTCAAGGTCGTCAAGATTGCCACCGATACCACCGCGCAGAAGCTGAAATCTGCCGAGGATGCGGGCAAGATTGACGCATTGTCTCGGGCCCAGGCGATAATCGAATTCACGCCGGCCGGCGAAGTCTTGACTGCGAACGATAATTTCCTGACTGCGCTTGGTTATTCGCTGGCTGAAATCCAGGGCAAACATCATTCGATGTTCTGTGAAACCGACTACTCGAGGTCGGAGGCCTACAAGGAATTCTGGCGGAAACTTGCGGGCGGCCAGTTGGTTGCCGACGAATTCATGCGTGTGGGCAAGGGCGGACGGAAGGTTTATATCCAGGCTTCCTACAATCCGATCTTTGACCTGAACGGAAAAGTGTTCAAAGTCGTGAAGTTCGCAACCGATGTCACGGCGCGCGTCGAGAACGTCGAACAACTCGCCCGTTGCCTGACGAATTTTGCAGACGGCGACCTGTCGCAGACGATCCAGAAGCCTTTTATTCCTTCACTGGAAAGGCTGCGTGCTGACTTCAACAGCGCCTCGGAGAAGTTGAAGGGCGCGATGGCAACGGTTGCCGAAAATGCCAAGGCGATATCGGCCGGTTCCAACGAAATCCGCACCGCGGCTGACGACTTGGCAAAGCGTACCGAGCAGCAAGCGGCATCCGTCGAAGAGACGGCGGCCGCCCTTGAGGAAATCACGACGACGGTCAAGGATTCGAGCCGCCGCGCCGAGGAGGCCGGTCAACTCGTGGCGCGCACCAAAGATCATGCGGAGCATTCCGGCCAGGTGGTTCGTGACGCGATCGGTGCGATGGACCAGATCGAAACCTCGTCGCGCGAAATTTCGAACATCATCGGTGTCATCGATGAGATTGCCTTCCAGACGAACCTTTTGGCGCTCAATGCCGGCGTAGAGGCGGCACGAGCAGGGGAGGCCGGCAAAGGTTTTGCGGTCGTTGCCCAGGAGGTCCGCGAATTGGCGCAGCGGTCGGCGAAAGCTGCGAAGGAGATAAAGAGCTTGATCACGGCGTCCGGTTCTCATGTCGCAAACGGCGTCGCCCTCGTCACGAATGCCGGGTCCGCACTTCAGGAAATCGCCGGTCAGGTTCACGAAATCAATGCCAACGTCACGGCGATCGTCGAGGCGGCGCGCGAGCAATCGACTGCACTCGGCGAGATCAACCAGGCCATCAACACCGTCGATCAGGGGACGCAGCAGAATGCCGCGATGGTCGAGGAGCAGACCGCGGCAAGCCATGGGCTCGCACGAGAGGCCGCCGCGCTTTTCAAACTTCTTGAACAGTTCCGTTTTGACGATGCACCGAGATCGAGGTCGTCGTTCGCGCAGACGGATCACCACGCCGCCGCACCGACGGCTTTGAAAGTCGTTCGTACCTCACCTGCCGCGTCCGTCCAGCGCGGATCGGCGGCCGCCGCGCTCAAGTCTGATTGGGAAGAGTTCTGA
- a CDS encoding EAL domain-containing protein: MSLAEDERLNLLYQASILDTPPTTEFDAIVRLACSIFNMPMALVSFVDEDRQWFKAQQGFTLKEASREHSFCGHVVETRSPLVVEDAGKDFRFSESTFVNECSVQFYAGVPLLEGETCYGSFCVLDTKTRCFGDQDLEQLRNLASVVVGLIREHRQQSLLKEQQRELELKQARFEQTERSAKVGGFEMDLSTGTIIWSDQIYRTVGLPVGKRMTSEDVIGCYAPEERDSVRRRIRNLLNGSETGIDKEYRIITPQGEERWIRVVSDIEHLHGEPRRLFGIVQDVSEKVRYEQRLLQAANADPLTGLANRAAYNAHMERLAATDAASIGLLLIDVDRLKQVNDILGHATGDLLLKGIASRLDARLGRRGRVFRLGGDEFSVVLDAPANSRGMRSLARHLIEYIGRPLEVAGSKISPTITVGGAISEGEIDAATLSQNADFALYHAKETRRGSYVQYEPSLRSRIAHRIQIVREVELALTEQRMVPHYQPIVSCADGQVWAFEALVRMQRSDGSVVSAAQFHEAFTDSSVSHHITTRMLDHVATDIRKWMDRGLKFGRVGLNVSASDFMRGDLESRIVGAFASRGIPLDKLVLEVTETVFLQGLEDTVATTLQRLRKKGLAVALDDFGTGYASLTHLRSLPVDIIKIDKSFIDTMLVDESSLAIVELVLNLARKLNMKVTAEGVESHRQAMCLLNMGCTTLQGYLFSKPMDREHVGGYLSAFNPPCAENSEDPQKGLRSFG; encoded by the coding sequence ATGTCCCTTGCTGAAGATGAAAGATTAAACCTTCTCTACCAGGCAAGCATTCTCGATACACCGCCGACGACAGAGTTCGACGCTATCGTGCGTCTGGCCTGCAGTATATTCAATATGCCGATGGCATTGGTTTCGTTCGTCGACGAGGATCGGCAGTGGTTCAAGGCCCAGCAAGGCTTCACTTTGAAAGAGGCGTCACGCGAGCATTCCTTTTGCGGCCACGTCGTGGAAACAAGATCACCGCTCGTCGTTGAAGATGCCGGCAAAGACTTCCGCTTTAGCGAAAGCACATTCGTGAACGAGTGTTCCGTCCAATTCTATGCGGGGGTTCCGCTTTTGGAAGGAGAGACTTGCTACGGCAGTTTTTGTGTCCTCGACACGAAGACCCGCTGCTTCGGCGATCAGGATCTCGAACAGCTTCGCAATTTAGCAAGCGTCGTCGTGGGCCTTATTCGGGAGCATCGTCAACAAAGCCTGCTGAAAGAGCAGCAACGTGAGCTGGAGCTGAAGCAGGCTCGGTTCGAACAGACCGAACGCTCTGCCAAAGTCGGTGGCTTTGAGATGGATCTTAGCACTGGCACGATCATCTGGTCGGACCAGATTTACCGCACCGTCGGATTGCCGGTCGGTAAACGGATGACCTCGGAGGATGTGATCGGCTGCTATGCTCCCGAAGAGCGTGACAGCGTCAGACGCAGGATTCGCAACCTCCTGAATGGCTCGGAGACCGGCATTGACAAAGAGTATCGCATCATAACGCCACAAGGCGAGGAACGATGGATTCGCGTGGTCAGCGATATTGAACACCTGCACGGCGAGCCAAGACGCTTGTTTGGCATCGTTCAGGATGTTTCCGAAAAAGTGCGCTATGAGCAACGTCTGCTCCAGGCGGCAAATGCCGATCCGCTTACCGGACTTGCCAACCGGGCAGCATACAATGCTCATATGGAGAGGCTCGCAGCGACGGACGCCGCCTCCATCGGTTTGTTGCTGATCGACGTCGATCGCCTCAAGCAAGTGAACGATATCCTTGGCCATGCGACTGGTGACTTGCTGCTGAAAGGCATAGCGTCACGTTTGGACGCGCGCTTGGGAAGGCGCGGAAGGGTGTTTCGCCTTGGCGGCGATGAGTTCTCAGTTGTTCTGGACGCACCTGCAAACTCGCGGGGAATGCGTTCACTCGCGCGACATTTGATTGAATATATCGGCCGCCCTCTGGAGGTGGCGGGATCAAAGATAAGTCCGACGATAACCGTGGGAGGCGCGATTTCAGAAGGTGAAATAGATGCGGCGACGCTTTCGCAAAACGCAGACTTCGCCCTGTATCACGCCAAAGAAACACGGCGCGGCAGCTACGTTCAATATGAGCCCAGCCTGCGTTCGAGGATAGCCCATCGCATTCAGATCGTTCGAGAGGTGGAGTTGGCACTTACCGAACAGCGAATGGTGCCGCACTATCAGCCAATCGTTAGTTGCGCCGACGGTCAGGTATGGGCGTTTGAAGCGCTTGTGAGAATGCAACGTTCCGATGGATCAGTCGTATCGGCGGCGCAATTTCATGAGGCCTTCACAGACTCAAGCGTTTCCCATCACATTACGACGCGCATGCTCGATCATGTCGCGACCGATATCCGTAAATGGATGGACCGAGGGCTGAAGTTCGGACGGGTTGGCCTCAATGTCAGCGCCTCCGATTTCATGAGGGGCGACCTGGAAAGCCGGATCGTAGGAGCGTTCGCTTCGAGAGGTATCCCGCTTGATAAGCTTGTGCTTGAAGTGACGGAAACTGTCTTCCTGCAGGGCTTGGAAGACACTGTTGCAACAACGCTGCAACGTTTGCGAAAAAAAGGTTTGGCCGTGGCGCTCGATGACTTCGGGACGGGCTATGCGTCGCTGACACATTTGCGGAGCCTGCCTGTCGATATCATCAAAATCGACAAGAGCTTTATCGACACCATGCTCGTAGATGAATCGAGCCTCGCAATCGTTGAACTGGTGCTCAATCTGGCGCGGAAGCTTAATATGAAGGTCACTGCCGAAGGTGTGGAAAGCCATCGGCAGGCAATGTGCTTGCTGAACATGGGCTGTACCACCCTCCAGGGCTATTTGTTTAGCAAGCCAATGGACCGCGAACATGTTGGCGGATACCTATCTGCATTCAATCCACCTTGTGCGGAGAATTCGGAAGATCCACAGAAGGGCCTTCGCTCTTTCGGATAG
- a CDS encoding transporter substrate-binding domain-containing protein, whose product MTISFRTGVMSLAVAALLSTPALADGSKLDEVLARGHLVLGTGSTNAPWHFKSADDKLQGFDVDMGHIIAKALFGDPEKIEYVNQSSDARIPNITTDKVDITCQFMTVTGERAQQVAFTIPYYREGVGLMLKADGKYADYAALKAAGSSVTISVLQNVYAEAMVHAALPEATVDQYDSVDLIYQALESGRADAVATDQSSLAWYMTQNPGRYKDAGYGWNPQTYACAVKRGDQDWLNFVNTALHEAMTGVEFDFYAKSFKTWFGKDLAPPQIGFPVEFK is encoded by the coding sequence ATGACCATTTCCTTTCGCACCGGCGTGATGTCGCTGGCCGTCGCCGCTCTGTTGTCCACCCCTGCGCTGGCCGACGGCAGCAAGCTCGATGAAGTGCTGGCCCGCGGCCATCTCGTCCTCGGCACGGGCAGCACCAATGCGCCCTGGCACTTCAAAAGCGCCGACGACAAACTTCAGGGCTTCGACGTCGACATGGGCCATATCATCGCCAAGGCGCTCTTCGGCGATCCTGAGAAGATCGAATATGTGAACCAGTCCTCCGACGCCCGCATCCCGAACATCACCACCGACAAAGTCGACATCACCTGCCAGTTCATGACCGTTACCGGCGAGCGCGCCCAGCAGGTTGCCTTCACCATTCCTTATTATCGCGAGGGTGTCGGCCTGATGCTCAAGGCGGACGGAAAATATGCCGACTACGCAGCCCTCAAGGCGGCCGGTTCCTCCGTCACCATCTCGGTTCTCCAGAACGTATATGCCGAGGCGATGGTGCATGCGGCGTTGCCGGAGGCGACCGTCGACCAGTACGATTCCGTCGACCTGATCTATCAGGCGCTGGAATCGGGACGCGCCGATGCAGTGGCCACCGACCAGTCGTCGCTCGCCTGGTACATGACGCAGAATCCGGGCCGCTACAAAGATGCCGGCTACGGCTGGAATCCGCAGACCTACGCCTGCGCCGTCAAGCGCGGCGATCAGGATTGGCTGAACTTCGTCAACACCGCCCTGCACGAAGCCATGACCGGCGTTGAATTCGACTTTTACGCCAAGTCCTTCAAGACCTGGTTCGGCAAGGATCTGGCGCCGCCGCAGATCGGCTTCCCGGTCGAGTTCAAGTAG
- a CDS encoding amino acid ABC transporter permease, with protein MGYTLNFAAVWRNFDFLLSGLTLSLGLAVISILIGAAIGLVVAFALTSKNRFAVVPARIYVTVIRNLPILVLVLFVFFALPQMGLRLDKIKSFVLVLSLYSGAYLAEVFRAGLLSIPRGLTEAGLAIGLTGMQIRSSIIAPLMLRNVLPSLSSTIISLFKDTSLAAAIAVPELTFAARKINVESFRVIETWMVTSALYVATCFLIAAVMRFVERRLALPR; from the coding sequence ATGGGTTACACGTTGAATTTCGCTGCCGTCTGGCGCAACTTCGATTTTCTTTTGAGCGGGCTCACGCTCAGTCTCGGCCTTGCGGTGATCTCGATCCTGATCGGGGCCGCGATCGGCCTTGTGGTGGCCTTCGCGCTGACGTCCAAAAACCGCTTTGCGGTCGTGCCGGCACGGATCTATGTCACTGTCATCCGCAACCTGCCGATTCTCGTCCTGGTTCTTTTCGTCTTTTTCGCGCTGCCGCAAATGGGTTTGCGCCTCGACAAGATAAAAAGCTTCGTCCTGGTTCTGTCCCTCTATTCCGGCGCCTATCTGGCCGAGGTTTTCCGCGCCGGTCTGTTGTCAATTCCGAGAGGATTGACGGAAGCGGGGCTTGCCATCGGCCTGACGGGGATGCAGATCCGCAGCTCCATCATCGCTCCGCTGATGCTGCGCAACGTGCTGCCATCACTGTCCTCGACGATCATCTCGCTCTTCAAGGACACCTCGCTCGCCGCTGCCATCGCCGTGCCCGAACTGACCTTTGCTGCCCGCAAGATCAATGTCGAGAGTTTCCGTGTCATAGAGACCTGGATGGTCACCTCGGCCCTCTATGTCGCGACCT